ATGAATATAGTGTACACCCCCGCCGCCTTCGGCGGCGGGGGTGTACACTATTTTATATTTTATTCAAATTTCCACATTTAGGAATAATTAGTGATGATGAATATTTAAATTCTTTTGATAGGTATTGAATACTATTGGTGTAATAATTAATATACATGCAAAGGAACCACACAGTCCTGCAATTACTGTAACAGCAAATCCCTGCCACAGATGACTTCCACCAGAAGAAATAACCAATGGCAACAAACCAGATACTGTGGTTATTGTTGTTATCAGCATGGGTTTACTGCGATGTTGATTTATGGTTTGATAATCTTTTAGTAGTAGTAATCTCTTATGTCTGGAAGTTTTGATCTTTTGCATATAACTATCTATCAAAAGTATTGAATTGTTAACCACAATACCGGTTAATACTACAAATCCCATAATGGTTGATAGATTACACTGTATGTTAAAAATAAATAATGCCCAGAGTGCCCATATCCATGCTATTGGTACAGATACCATAATTATCAATGGTAGGATGAATGATTCAAATATAGAAGCAATCACCATGTACACTAAGGCAATAGCTATACATACATAGATCACCATATAGGTGATGGATTGTTTATGTTGTGTAAATGTATTGTCATATTCTATGTAATATCCATTGGGGAGAGATAATTGTTGAATAGTGTTGTGGAGAATCTTTTCCATTTTATAAAGGGGAACCTTTGGAATGATGCTGATTGTTTCTGAACGCATTTTATCATAATGCCATACTGTGGTAACAATATTTGATGTGGTAACTGTTGCAATATTTTTTAATGGAACAGACCTGTTATCCAGAGGGAGTACTATATCATTAATTTCATTAACAGCATAATGGTTATCCCGTATACGCACATCAACTTCCCTATCATCAATGTATTTGGTTATCACTGGACCATAAAAAAGATTTCTTATGTAATTGCCTGCATAGGCAATGGGAATACCGGTATATGCGCATTTCATCCTGTCAAATTGAATCAATACTTCAGGACGCTCATCTTTAAAGTGATAGATGATATCCTCAACTGCTGAAGTTGTTTGTAATTGTGTAGCAAATGTATATGCCAACTGGCGAATAACTGGCACATCCCTGCCTTTTATGATAACTTCAATTTTATTGGGAATTGTGCCACCTGTACTGGTAAAAATTAATGAAGTATCTGATGGAAGCTGTAAGCGCCTTTTTATCATTTCACTGTCTATTGCTCCATCTGTACCAATAATAAACTCTGCATGTTCCTGTTGAATTCGTGTTGAGATAGTATTAATGGATTTGATGTGTTGCAACTGCTTTTCTATATAAAGGGCAGCTTGAGAGGTTGCCAGTAATGATGTACCTGATGGCATTTCCAATCGTGCGAATAGTTTATTTTGATCAGTAAAGCTAATATCCTCAACAGTTATTTTTGAGATTGGAATCACCGTTAAGGTAATTGCAAGGAGGATAATACCATATAGTTTCCTTTGATTTTTGAAACAATATTCAAGTATTGAGTTATTATGTGTGATAGGTACATATTTTTTGCAATTAGTGCGAAACCATGCAAACACTGATACGTATTGAATGTGGGGGATGAATTGTCTTATACAGGATATTTTGAATGATTGTAGTGGAAGAAGCGATGTTATGCGTAAACACCATGGTACAAATATAATAGCCACTACCAATGATGCAACTATAGCAACTATCACAGTGCCAGCTAACTGAATGAATAAAGCGGTACTCTTTGTTTTTAATAGCAAAACGGGAATAAATATAACTATTGTGGTTAAACTGGATGCAACCAGGGCTCTGGCTACCTGTTGAGTTGATGACATAATATGTTCATCTGAAATGGGTTTAGCCTTTGATTGTGAAAATATTTTTTCAATGACAATAATACTATTATCAACTACCATGCCAGTTGCGATGGCAATTGCAGAAAGTGTTATGACATTAAGTGTGGCATCACCAGAAAATAAATAAATTGCAATTACTACAAATGAAAATGGGATTGCAATAATAACTGCAATAGTAGCCTGTATATTTTTTAAAAAAATGTATATAACCAGCATTGTTAGTATAATACCAGCTATACAGCTCATATACAGGTTGTGTAGTGCTGTTTGTATCTCTTGGGCACTGTTATAGGTTATATGTGCCGTAACACCAGGTATAGAGCATTGTGACAGTACGCTGATAATGCGCTGTGATACATCTAAAGGATTAGCGATACTTGATTTATAGATATAGAGTGAAACCT
This Spirochaetota bacterium DNA region includes the following protein-coding sequences:
- a CDS encoding efflux RND transporter permease subunit, with protein sequence MKLIQYFVTHTITTLMIFCAIMAIGFFAFTSLPSSLLPDVGNHDITIVVRYPGQSPYKMEEIITNPLEDAISTIGGIEEIVSSSNDTEARIYITFEKDANLQFKVYEIHEKIEPVRATFPNDVNEPEIYLQGNDYSPIMVIGLSSTQYSLNKLRNIAEGIYKKDIERIEGVSQVEIGGGNKREIHVTVDNNYCVAYNTPLHHITEQIQKNNFINSLGILHDPMNDYTMRLKSRFFTLDEIKNLKIVSAGGLLTRLGQIAHVTDYAGTQDSVSRYNVLDQVSLYIYKSSIANPLDVSQRIISVLSQCSIPGVTAHITYNSAQEIQTALHNLYMSCIAGIILTMLVIYIFLKNIQATIAVIIAIPFSFVVIAIYLFSGDATLNVITLSAIAIATGMVVDNSIIVIEKIFSQSKAKPISDEHIMSSTQQVARALVASSLTTIVIFIPVLLLKTKSTALFIQLAGTVIVAIVASLVVAIIFVPWCLRITSLLPLQSFKISCIRQFIPHIQYVSVFAWFRTNCKKYVPITHNNSILEYCFKNQRKLYGIILLAITLTVIPISKITVEDISFTDQNKLFARLEMPSGTSLLATSQAALYIEKQLQHIKSINTISTRIQQEHAEFIIGTDGAIDSEMIKRRLQLPSDTSLIFTSTGGTIPNKIEVIIKGRDVPVIRQLAYTFATQLQTTSAVEDIIYHFKDERPEVLIQFDRMKCAYTGIPIAYAGNYIRNLFYGPVITKYIDDREVDVRIRDNHYAVNEINDIVLPLDNRSVPLKNIATVTTSNIVTTVWHYDKMRSETISIIPKVPLYKMEKILHNTIQQLSLPNGYYIEYDNTFTQHKQSITYMVIYVCIAIALVYMVIASIFESFILPLIIMVSVPIAWIWALWALFIFNIQCNLSTIMGFVVLTGIVVNNSILLIDSYMQKIKTSRHKRLLLLKDYQTINQHRSKPMLITTITTVSGLLPLVISSGGSHLWQGFAVTVIAGLCGSFACILIITPIVFNTYQKNLNIHHH